CCCACGTACCAGTGTCGGTGAAGTCGGCATCATCCTCGATAGGACCGGCCTGGCCGGACTGGAAgtgctcgtcctcgacctcggtaAGTTGAACCATGATGACTGGGATTTGAGAGCGACGCTCGTTCTTGAGTTGTTGTTCGACTGCGCGTCTAGCGGTCGCAAAGATGGCGATGAGACGGTAGCGAATATACCCCGGGGGCGTATGGATGCGAAGGTTGAAGCCGACGGGAAGTGCGACGAGGAAACCGAGCTCTTGGAGCCGTTCAAGGTTGGCTTGCTGATGTATGCCGAAGCGGAATGCTTTTTTCCAACCAAAGATGGAGAGGTGACGATGGATCTCGGAGTCGAAGTCGTTATCGAGAAAGTAGCCTTGGTCGTCGAAGAGGGAGTCGTTGGGATGGAGTTGAGCTTGGAAATGGGCTAGGGGAGGTTCAGCAACAGCTGGGCCAGACATGCCAGTTGGAGGACCCATCATGAGAATTTTTGGTAGCTAGCGTAGTTGGTGGATGGTCCGAGCGTTGATTGTTCGGAAAATAGCTTATCCGAAATTTGAATGACGTTGGTTGATAAAGTGACTGTGTGCACAGACCACACCTGAGTGCTTTGATAGACGCTACCTTCCTGTTCTTCCTGCCTTTCCATCTATCACAGGAGTTCTCATCCCAAGGACTATAACGGTATTACACATGCACACACAATCAGGAGAGGACTCTTTTGTGTTCTATAATGGGAAGCATGATTCTTAAATTGCTCAAGGAGAGGCAGAAAATCAGGTTGGGCCAAATTTTTTTTAAATAGTCTTATGAAGGTTCTTGCTGTTTTCCTCCTTCCACCCGGATGTGGTCCTGCTGCCTCTCTTGGACCATTTATTTATCGGGAATGGATGCTTAGATTCTCTCTAGGGGCAAATCCATCTTGTATTAAGTCTACCTCTGCTACGCGGCCGCCTTTTTCCTTGGCCGGGCCACGAAAGTCTGCTTCTGCATACAAGATTCAGGCTTGGGCTCATCGATCACACTCTCGCAGTTTCATGCTATATCCCCAACATGCCGAGCACGTTTTGTGAGGCAAATTTTCTGGAGTTTGTGCTAATTTCTGGCTTCTCATGAAAACATTTCGACATTCAAGTCATGTTTTAGCGCAAAGATGGACTGGGATAAAAGTCCTCTCCCAATGCCTCCATGCAACCCTCTACCACCCGACCTTGGGATTACAAGCTCAAAATCTTGCCCCCCCCAGAACCGCTAATTACACACGACCGAACTAGTCCTCCCTTTCCTCCCTTTTCTTACTCATTCTTGTCTCCAATCCTGGGCAAGCAGAGCCACAGCCCCAGCATAACGCCCAAGAACGCCAGGATAACAGGCTGCAAAACCTGCACACCCTTGGCCTGCGCCagcgcgccgacggcgaacGGCAGGATCGCGGCGCCACTGCCGCCGAACGCCGCCGCGAACCCGATGGTGCTGACGTGCAGGTGCCTCGGCAGCAGCCTGGTCgccgccacgacgacggccgggaAGAAGGGTCCCAGGAAGAAGCCCTGcagcgcgacggcgacggccgagacgtAGAACTGCGGCACAAGCCAGaagacgagctcgagcgccATCG
The genomic region above belongs to Colletotrichum higginsianum IMI 349063 chromosome 2, whole genome shotgun sequence and contains:
- a CDS encoding Mitochondrial import receptor subunit, with translation MSGPAVAEPPLAHFQAQLHPNDSLFDDQGYFLDNDFDSEIHRHLSIFGWKKAFRFGIHQQANLERLQELGFLVALPVGFNLRIHTPPGYIRYRLIAIFATARRAVEQQLKNERRSQIPVIMVQLTEVEDEHFQSGQAGPIEDDADFTDTDSEISADSDYDPRDESFAERIYALKDIVPPTTRGWISNKIDFGVSAVQNTWYYSSRTVWVVCATALMIGVPLATCWAEDQQLEGMEREFRMREAGGDALLTAGESQEGSTADQIGLALDRAEAKPAL